A region of Candidatus Dependentiae bacterium DNA encodes the following proteins:
- a CDS encoding type II toxin-antitoxin system RelE/ParE family toxin encodes MKQLKTVKIQQTEDFEDWFFNLTKKERLQITARLERITAYGHFGDSKFLGDGLYELRWKNGWRLYFVMIKDTLILLVGGHKNDQEKDIKKARINIGHYSYN; translated from the coding sequence ATGAAGCAACTCAAGACTGTCAAGATACAACAAACAGAAGATTTTGAAGATTGGTTTTTTAACCTTACAAAAAAAGAGCGCCTACAAATAACAGCTCGCTTAGAGCGTATAACAGCATATGGCCACTTTGGCGATTCTAAATTTTTAGGTGACGGTTTATACGAATTGCGTTGGAAAAACGGATGGCGGCTCTATTTTGTTATGATAAAAGATACACTTATATTACTAGTGGGTGGGCATAAAAATGACCAAGAAAAAGATATCAAAAAAGCAAGAATTAACATTGGACACTATAGCTACAATTAA
- a CDS encoding M15 family metallopeptidase — MKKLFSSVGLALISLGYSYANEHKHNLISVHALNPRIVLNIKYATADNFMHKKLYSTSQCYVHTALGERLTAIQQELETLGLGLKIFDAYRPLSLEETIRVAAPEEAYVSATPTGCAHNRGTAVDVTLVKADGSEIIMPSEYDEFTLKTRRSYTSAVQTALSNRDLLEKLMVKYGFISYDTNWWHFELPHSEHYPLLDISFEDLAR; from the coding sequence ATGAAAAAACTTTTTTCAAGTGTTGGCTTAGCACTTATCTCTTTAGGTTATTCGTATGCCAATGAGCATAAGCATAATCTTATAAGCGTACACGCTCTTAATCCCCGCATTGTTTTAAATATTAAGTATGCAACGGCTGATAATTTTATGCATAAAAAGCTTTATTCAACCTCACAATGCTACGTACATACAGCACTGGGTGAAAGATTAACAGCTATTCAGCAAGAGCTCGAGACTTTAGGATTAGGTCTTAAAATATTTGATGCCTATCGACCATTATCTTTAGAAGAAACTATACGTGTAGCAGCACCTGAAGAGGCATATGTAAGTGCAACGCCAACAGGCTGCGCTCATAATCGCGGTACTGCAGTTGACGTTACCCTAGTAAAAGCTGATGGCTCTGAGATAATCATGCCTTCAGAGTATGATGAATTTACTTTAAAAACACGCCGCTCTTATACAAGTGCTGTTCAAACGGCTTTAAGCAATCGTGATTTGCTTGAAAAGCTTATGGTTAAATATGGCTTTATTTCTTATGATACTAATTGGTGGCATTTTGAGTTGCCGCATAGTGAACATTATCCATTGCTTGATATAAGCTTTGAAGATTTAGCACGTTAA